One window from the genome of Metabacillus flavus encodes:
- a CDS encoding DUF3267 domain-containing protein has protein sequence MNCWKTIDLSKDYGFQRLFLYFVLASITAFIILYLPLSLVDSSRKLDAGHVLYLLAILLVILPLHKILHALPLMLCGKMPKMKMEYAAMIPIIRLKPCAGITKQVMLATLLSPFLIFTAISIQASILMPEYVHYFCMAAALHIGWCVPDLIYARLIIAAPRTCIVEEDRNALEILIENKI, from the coding sequence ATGAACTGCTGGAAAACCATCGACCTATCAAAAGATTATGGGTTTCAGCGTCTCTTTTTATATTTTGTCTTAGCATCGATTACGGCTTTTATTATCCTCTACCTTCCTCTGTCGTTGGTAGACTCCAGCCGCAAGCTTGATGCAGGACACGTTCTTTACCTATTAGCGATTTTGCTTGTGATTTTGCCCTTGCATAAAATTCTTCATGCCCTTCCGCTAATGCTTTGCGGTAAAATGCCAAAAATGAAAATGGAATATGCAGCAATGATTCCAATTATCCGTCTCAAACCATGTGCGGGAATTACAAAGCAAGTAATGCTTGCAACACTGCTTTCTCCATTTCTCATATTTACGGCAATCAGCATTCAGGCCAGCATACTAATGCCGGAATACGTTCACTACTTCTGCATGGCTGCAGCCCTCCATATCGGCTGGTGTGTTCCTGATTTGATTTACGCCCGTCTAATTATTGCCGCACCAAGAACCTGCATTGTTGAAGAGGACCGGAATGCTTTGGAGATATTAATAGAAAATAAGATTTGA
- the serC gene encoding 3-phosphoserine/phosphohydroxythreonine transaminase encodes MVRALNFSAGPAALPLPVLEKAQKEFVNYQGTGMSIMEMSHRGKHYDAVHSGAKARFKKLMEVPDSHEILFLQGGASLQFSMVPINFLKENETAGYILTGSWSEKALKEAERIGRTKVIASSKEGLYRSIPSRSEWSDEKGLAYLHITSNNTIYGTQWHEFPDTDVPLVADMSSDIMSRPLDIGKFGLIYAGAQKNLGPSGVTVIIANKQWLSQSTNSLSKFLDYNTHASADSLYNTPPTFAIYMLGLVLEWAEEQGGTAGLERKNKEKSALLYDSIESSEGFYSGHALKESESHMNVTFTLPDQDLEKDFLAKASEHGFIGLNGHRSIGGCRASIYNAVPYEACEKLAEFMNSYRKNHPARSFTFQ; translated from the coding sequence ATGGTGAGAGCTTTGAATTTCAGCGCAGGACCTGCTGCCTTGCCGCTGCCAGTACTAGAAAAAGCACAAAAGGAATTCGTTAATTACCAAGGCACCGGTATGTCGATCATGGAAATGAGCCACAGAGGCAAGCATTATGATGCAGTCCATAGCGGGGCTAAAGCACGATTTAAAAAACTGATGGAAGTTCCTGATTCACATGAGATCCTGTTCCTCCAAGGGGGAGCAAGTCTTCAATTCTCAATGGTTCCGATTAATTTTCTAAAAGAGAATGAGACCGCCGGCTACATTTTGACTGGTTCATGGTCGGAAAAAGCATTGAAAGAAGCAGAGAGGATTGGCCGGACAAAAGTGATCGCTTCTTCAAAAGAAGGTCTGTACCGTTCCATCCCTTCCCGTTCTGAGTGGAGTGACGAGAAAGGTCTTGCCTACCTCCACATTACATCCAACAACACTATTTATGGAACGCAATGGCATGAGTTCCCTGACACAGATGTTCCTCTTGTTGCGGATATGTCCAGCGATATCATGTCCCGACCGCTCGACATTGGAAAATTCGGACTCATCTACGCCGGTGCTCAAAAAAATCTGGGTCCTTCTGGAGTGACCGTCATAATCGCGAATAAACAGTGGCTGAGCCAGAGCACAAACAGCCTGTCTAAATTCCTGGATTACAACACTCACGCTTCCGCTGATTCTCTTTATAATACACCGCCGACTTTTGCGATTTATATGCTCGGGCTTGTACTGGAATGGGCAGAGGAACAAGGCGGCACCGCAGGTCTCGAAAGGAAGAACAAGGAAAAATCGGCTCTTCTTTATGATTCAATTGAGAGCAGTGAAGGCTTTTACAGCGGGCATGCCCTAAAAGAAAGCGAGAGTCATATGAACGTGACCTTTACCCTTCCCGATCAAGATCTTGAAAAGGATTTTCTTGCAAAAGCTTCCGAACATGGATTTATCGGTTTGAACGGTCACCGCAGTATCGGAGGCTGCCGCGCCTCCATCTATAATGCAGTCCCATATGAAGCATGTGAGAAACTGGCCGAATTTATGAACAGCTACAGGAAAAATCATCCGGCCCGTTCTTTTACTTTTCAATAA
- a CDS encoding YtxH domain-containing protein, translating into MSKAKSILLGILAGTVAGGAAALLSAPSSGRDLRGQIKDSKDRMLDTINQLKQESIALKEQVVQAAKESADVIKEVSTELQTSLKEFQEEIEPHRENLQKEIEAIEEKIKQLEDTIKN; encoded by the coding sequence ATGTCAAAAGCCAAATCCATTTTACTTGGAATTCTAGCCGGAACCGTTGCTGGAGGCGCAGCAGCTTTGCTTTCAGCCCCATCTTCCGGCAGAGATTTAAGAGGACAAATTAAAGACAGCAAAGACCGCATGCTGGATACCATCAATCAGCTAAAACAAGAAAGCATTGCGCTCAAGGAGCAGGTAGTTCAGGCTGCTAAGGAAAGTGCAGACGTTATTAAAGAGGTGTCTACAGAACTTCAAACCTCTCTGAAAGAATTTCAGGAGGAAATAGAGCCCCACCGCGAGAACCTCCAAAAAGAGATTGAAGCAATTGAAGAAAAAATCAAACAATTAGAAGATACGATTAAAAATTGA
- a CDS encoding peptidylprolyl isomerase codes for MKKMAIAAITATSLFTLGACSNGAAGGSDVVAETKAGNVTKDELYEAMKSRAGEQVLTELVHNKVLGEKYKVSKDEIKKELESIKAQYGAEQIDMLVKKQGQAAVDNMVKTELLRKKAAEAESKVTDEDIKKYHESLKDKVKASHILVKDEKTAKEVKTKLDGGAKFEDLAKEYSQDPSAQTGGSLGWFGKGQMVKEFEAAAFKLKEGEVSQPVKTEYGFHIIRIDETYKSYDQMKKSLEAEVKEQKTQDPAAMQAAIDKALKNAKVEVKDKQLKDTFKAPEQPAMPAQPAQ; via the coding sequence ATGAAAAAAATGGCTATTGCGGCTATTACAGCTACGAGCCTTTTCACACTTGGCGCATGCAGCAACGGAGCAGCAGGCGGTTCTGATGTTGTGGCTGAGACGAAAGCTGGTAACGTTACGAAGGACGAGCTTTACGAGGCTATGAAATCCCGCGCAGGTGAACAAGTATTGACTGAATTAGTTCATAACAAAGTGCTGGGTGAAAAATACAAAGTTTCCAAAGATGAGATTAAAAAAGAGCTTGAATCCATTAAAGCTCAATATGGCGCTGAGCAAATTGACATGCTAGTTAAAAAGCAAGGTCAAGCCGCAGTGGACAATATGGTAAAAACTGAACTTTTGCGTAAAAAAGCTGCAGAAGCTGAATCAAAAGTGACAGATGAAGACATTAAAAAGTACCATGAAAGCTTAAAAGACAAAGTGAAAGCAAGCCATATCCTTGTTAAGGATGAGAAAACAGCTAAAGAAGTTAAAACTAAACTGGATGGCGGAGCTAAATTCGAAGACCTTGCTAAGGAATACTCCCAGGATCCATCTGCACAAACCGGCGGATCTTTAGGATGGTTCGGTAAAGGCCAAATGGTAAAGGAATTTGAAGCAGCTGCTTTTAAACTTAAAGAAGGCGAAGTCAGTCAGCCTGTTAAAACAGAATACGGTTTCCACATTATCCGTATTGATGAAACATACAAATCGTATGATCAAATGAAGAAAAGCCTGGAAGCTGAAGTAAAAGAGCAAAAAACCCAGGACCCTGCAGCGATGCAGGCTGCAATCGATAAAGCGCTAAAAAACGCTAAGGTTGAAGTAAAAGACAAACAGCTTAAAGATACCTTTAAAGCCCCTGAACAGCCAGCAATGCCTGCTCAGCCGGCTCAATAA
- a CDS encoding DUF1878 family protein produces MDSFEERLNRMEFQIRLLASLITKDEHPYMYMIIEKQLSEKEHQQVMELCGRLEQLHQKQKAQGFVHFEGLLTLFVQELNENLEVKETAQALFKQGLFPQLMSDFLVMLDDY; encoded by the coding sequence GTGGACTCATTTGAAGAAAGGCTGAATCGGATGGAATTTCAGATTCGTCTTTTGGCCTCATTGATTACCAAGGATGAGCATCCATATATGTATATGATTATTGAAAAACAGCTGTCTGAAAAGGAACATCAGCAGGTTATGGAATTGTGCGGCCGGCTGGAACAGCTTCACCAAAAACAAAAAGCGCAGGGATTTGTCCATTTTGAAGGACTCCTTACGCTTTTTGTTCAGGAATTAAATGAAAATCTGGAGGTTAAGGAAACGGCTCAAGCCCTTTTCAAACAGGGATTGTTTCCTCAGCTGATGAGTGATTTCCTGGTCATGCTGGACGATTATTGA
- a CDS encoding cold-shock protein: protein MLEGTVKWFNAEKGFGFIEREDGDDVFVHFSAIQGDGFKTLEEGQKVTFEIVQGNRGDQAANVEKA from the coding sequence ATGTTAGAAGGTACAGTTAAGTGGTTTAATGCAGAAAAAGGTTTCGGTTTCATCGAGCGCGAAGATGGCGACGACGTATTCGTACATTTCTCCGCTATCCAAGGCGACGGATTCAAAACTCTAGAAGAAGGCCAAAAAGTTACATTTGAAATCGTTCAAGGTAACCGTGGCGACCAAGCTGCTAACGTAGAAAAAGCATAA
- a CDS encoding YjcZ family sporulation protein: protein MGGYNSGFALIVVLFILLIIVGAAYIC from the coding sequence ATGGGAGGATATAATTCCGGCTTTGCGTTGATTGTTGTTTTGTTTATTTTGCTGATTATTGTGGGTGCAGCTTATATTTGCTAG
- a CDS encoding HIT family protein, which translates to MSCIFCKIINGEIPGAKVFENEHVLAFLDISQVTKGHTLVVPKVHKENIYEMTPEISRHFFEAIPAITRSIKEQFQPEGLNLLNNNGEAAGQSVFHYHMHILPRYGKGDGFGAVWKTHTNDYTPEKLQEIASQIRDGIHI; encoded by the coding sequence ATGAGCTGTATTTTCTGCAAAATTATTAATGGAGAAATTCCCGGAGCGAAAGTTTTTGAAAATGAACATGTTCTTGCTTTTCTGGATATCAGCCAGGTGACGAAAGGTCACACTCTTGTTGTTCCTAAAGTACATAAAGAAAACATTTATGAAATGACACCTGAAATTTCCCGTCATTTCTTTGAAGCAATCCCTGCTATTACACGCTCCATTAAAGAACAATTTCAGCCTGAAGGATTAAATTTGCTTAACAATAACGGTGAAGCTGCTGGACAGTCCGTCTTTCACTATCACATGCACATCCTCCCGCGCTATGGTAAAGGCGATGGTTTTGGGGCAGTATGGAAAACTCATACAAATGATTATACTCCTGAAAAGCTTCAGGAAATTGCCTCCCAAATCCGTGATGGAATTCACATTTAA
- the yhaM gene encoding 3'-5' exoribonuclease YhaM — translation MSKGVMHFDVGEQVELYLLIKSSTKGVASNGKPFLTLILQDQSGEIEAKLWDASQGDEQIYGAQGIVKIAGDIHHYRGRNQLKIKNIRPLHDHETFDVSDFLETAPLKKEDMMDTITQYIFEMKNPSVQRITRHLVKQHQQAFLEYPAATKNHHEFVSGLAYHVVSMLNLAKSIAALYPSLDTDLLYAGVILHDLGKVTELSGPISTTYTVEGNLLGHISIMVNEIAQAAKELGIESEEVVVLQHLILSHHGKAEWGSPKPPMIKEAEILHYIDNLDAKMNMLDRALERVKPGEFSERVFALENRSFYKPVFHN, via the coding sequence ATGTCTAAAGGAGTTATGCATTTTGATGTAGGGGAGCAGGTTGAACTTTATCTGCTCATTAAATCATCCACCAAGGGGGTAGCAAGCAACGGGAAACCCTTTTTGACCCTCATCCTCCAGGATCAAAGCGGAGAAATCGAAGCGAAGCTCTGGGATGCAAGCCAGGGGGACGAACAAATTTATGGAGCTCAGGGCATTGTGAAAATCGCAGGGGATATCCATCATTACAGAGGAAGAAACCAGCTGAAAATCAAAAACATCCGTCCGCTTCATGACCATGAAACGTTTGACGTATCGGACTTTTTGGAAACAGCCCCTCTGAAAAAAGAAGACATGATGGATACCATCACTCAATATATTTTTGAAATGAAAAATCCAAGTGTCCAGCGCATCACAAGACACCTTGTGAAGCAGCACCAGCAGGCATTTCTGGAATATCCGGCCGCGACGAAAAATCACCATGAATTCGTATCCGGTCTTGCATACCATGTAGTATCCATGCTGAACCTGGCTAAATCCATTGCAGCACTTTATCCGTCCCTCGACACTGACTTGCTCTATGCAGGCGTAATACTTCATGACCTTGGAAAAGTAACTGAGCTAAGCGGACCAATCAGTACAACCTATACGGTAGAAGGCAACCTGCTTGGCCACATTTCCATTATGGTTAATGAAATAGCGCAGGCAGCAAAAGAATTGGGAATTGAATCTGAGGAAGTAGTCGTTTTGCAGCATCTTATTCTCTCCCATCATGGAAAAGCAGAATGGGGAAGTCCGAAGCCCCCAATGATTAAGGAAGCGGAAATCCTTCATTATATTGATAACCTTGATGCGAAAATGAACATGCTTGACCGTGCGCTCGAACGAGTAAAACCCGGCGAGTTTTCCGAACGGGTCTTTGCCCTTGAAAATCGTTCCTTTTACAAGCCGGTTTTTCACAACTAG
- a CDS encoding YjcZ family sporulation protein, with product MGGSYGGGFALIVVLFILLIIVGAAWL from the coding sequence ATGGGCGGTTCTTACGGCGGAGGTTTCGCGTTAATCGTTGTACTATTCATTTTGTTGATCATCGTTGGTGCAGCTTGGCTATAA
- a CDS encoding HTH-type transcriptional regulator Hpr: MKKNEKDYTVKEALLFSQRIAQLSKALWKSIEKDWQQWIKPYDLNINEHHILWIAYHLKGASISEIAKFGVMHVSTAFNFSKKLEERGYLEFSKKLDDKRNTYIELTPKGEGILLQLMEDYDPTRNAVFKGAMPLQNLYGKFPEIIEMMAIIRNIYGDDFMEIFERSFSNIEKEFGEENGRLKKITEEEQPKAAANQ; the protein is encoded by the coding sequence TTGAAGAAAAATGAAAAGGATTACACTGTAAAAGAGGCATTGCTCTTCAGCCAGAGAATCGCTCAGTTAAGCAAAGCCTTGTGGAAATCAATCGAAAAAGACTGGCAGCAATGGATCAAGCCTTATGATTTGAACATAAACGAACATCACATTCTTTGGATTGCTTACCACCTGAAAGGAGCATCCATTTCCGAGATTGCTAAATTCGGAGTGATGCATGTCTCGACAGCTTTCAACTTTTCAAAAAAGCTCGAGGAAAGAGGCTATCTGGAATTTTCCAAAAAGCTGGATGACAAACGGAATACGTATATTGAGCTGACTCCTAAAGGAGAGGGAATCCTTCTTCAGCTCATGGAGGACTATGATCCTACCCGAAATGCGGTATTTAAAGGCGCCATGCCTCTGCAGAATCTGTACGGAAAATTTCCTGAGATTATCGAAATGATGGCCATCATCCGAAACATTTACGGTGATGATTTTATGGAGATATTTGAACGTTCTTTCAGCAACATCGAAAAGGAATTCGGCGAAGAGAATGGACGCTTAAAGAAAATTACTGAAGAGGAGCAGCCTAAAGCTGCAGCTAATCAATAA
- a CDS encoding ABC transporter permease, with translation MKNVLDLWGARLKEHIKEIRSYLKYMLNDHLLIVMIFLLAGGALGYQSWLKQLPDDFPAEIIISIVFGALLVLSSVRTLFKEADLVFLLPLEKEMGKYIKKAKQFSYFQSLLPLIVLYLLLGPLYLSVSNDGTVYMYTGVLLLVLNYVNMECDWYVSFSQENSSGLWDRAVRFALNTVLLFFALSHMLLYALIIAVLIGLFVLYFKRISKGKGLKWDRLIRSENRKKQSFYRLANLFTDVPKLKKEAHRRAYLDWILQNIRYGKEHVYMYMFARAFIRGTDYLGIFFRLTVIAGLILGFVEMSETGAVLLTAGTIFLTGVQLIVLVRHFDMLSLPDLYPVAEDSKNKSFLALLRNILFVQGFILGVILLLKMEWIQGAAAIGGAIVFVFIFVNAYAKKRIDKMNRG, from the coding sequence ATGAAGAACGTTCTTGACCTTTGGGGAGCCCGTCTTAAGGAGCATATTAAAGAAATCCGCTCTTATCTAAAATACATGCTGAACGATCATCTGCTAATTGTTATGATTTTCCTTCTGGCTGGCGGGGCTCTTGGCTATCAATCATGGCTGAAGCAGCTTCCTGACGATTTTCCGGCTGAGATCATCATATCAATTGTATTCGGGGCATTGCTGGTTCTCTCCAGCGTGAGGACGCTCTTCAAGGAAGCGGATCTTGTTTTCCTGCTCCCGCTTGAAAAGGAGATGGGAAAATATATAAAGAAGGCGAAGCAGTTCAGTTATTTTCAGTCACTTCTTCCGCTGATTGTTTTATATCTCCTGCTTGGTCCGCTTTATCTGTCTGTATCAAATGATGGGACGGTTTATATGTACACAGGGGTTCTGCTCCTCGTCCTGAATTATGTGAATATGGAATGTGATTGGTATGTTTCCTTTTCCCAAGAGAATTCCTCCGGCCTTTGGGATCGTGCCGTACGGTTTGCGTTGAATACTGTGCTGCTGTTTTTCGCGCTCTCTCACATGCTTTTATATGCATTGATTATAGCCGTGCTGATTGGTCTGTTTGTGCTCTATTTCAAACGGATTTCAAAAGGGAAAGGTCTTAAATGGGATCGCCTCATCCGTTCTGAAAACCGGAAAAAGCAATCATTCTACAGGCTTGCCAATCTTTTCACAGATGTTCCAAAACTGAAAAAAGAAGCCCATAGAAGAGCGTATCTGGATTGGATATTACAAAATATTCGCTATGGAAAAGAACATGTATATATGTACATGTTTGCCAGAGCTTTTATTAGAGGCACCGACTATCTGGGAATCTTTTTCAGGCTAACGGTTATAGCCGGTCTTATTTTGGGCTTTGTGGAAATGAGCGAAACCGGGGCTGTCCTTCTAACAGCTGGAACGATTTTTTTAACAGGTGTTCAGCTGATTGTGCTCGTCCGGCATTTTGATATGCTATCTCTGCCGGATCTATATCCGGTTGCAGAGGATAGCAAAAATAAAAGCTTCCTTGCTTTGCTGCGAAATATCCTGTTTGTACAGGGCTTTATTCTGGGAGTCATTCTTTTATTGAAAATGGAATGGATCCAGGGAGCGGCTGCGATTGGAGGAGCCATCGTTTTCGTCTTTATTTTCGTAAACGCTTATGCGAAGAAACGAATAGATAAGATGAACAGGGGGTAA
- a CDS encoding sporulation YhaL family protein, with product MLTLPWWIYLCMGGVLFSGFKFVTLTREDIRTDEEFIEQEGQIYLERIKAERERRKAEKMTV from the coding sequence ATGCTGACGTTGCCGTGGTGGATTTATCTTTGCATGGGCGGAGTGCTTTTCAGCGGTTTTAAATTTGTAACACTCACGAGAGAAGATATACGAACAGATGAGGAATTCATTGAACAGGAAGGACAAATTTATTTGGAGCGGATCAAAGCGGAAAGAGAGCGGAGAAAAGCTGAAAAGATGACTGTCTGA
- a CDS encoding tryptophan transporter, whose protein sequence is MKTRELVTMSLFVAIGLALHSIIPPIFLGMKPDMMLTMMFLGIALFPTLKNTLLLGVLTGILSALTTGFPGGQLPNIIDKPITALAFFLLLTLAGKLASKLVTVSILTAAGTIISGVIFLGSALLIVGLPGGFTALFIAVVLPTTALNTIGISLIYPIVTSIHRRSKPISA, encoded by the coding sequence ATGAAAACGAGAGAACTTGTTACAATGTCGCTGTTTGTTGCCATTGGTCTTGCTTTGCACAGTATTATCCCGCCTATATTCCTTGGAATGAAGCCGGACATGATGCTGACGATGATGTTTTTGGGAATTGCCCTTTTTCCAACGCTTAAAAACACACTGCTATTGGGAGTACTAACGGGTATATTATCAGCCTTGACGACTGGATTCCCAGGCGGACAGCTGCCGAACATCATTGACAAGCCGATTACAGCACTAGCATTCTTCCTGCTGCTGACGCTGGCTGGCAAACTGGCATCTAAACTTGTAACAGTATCCATCCTTACTGCAGCCGGAACAATCATTTCAGGAGTAATTTTTCTTGGAAGCGCGCTGCTGATTGTTGGGCTTCCTGGCGGATTTACAGCTCTGTTTATTGCAGTTGTTCTTCCTACAACAGCTCTTAATACGATTGGAATCAGTTTGATTTATCCGATTGTTACATCCATTCACAGACGATCAAAACCAATTTCAGCTTAA
- a CDS encoding ABC transporter ATP-binding protein, which produces MTLLHVDGITGGYTRNPVLKDVSFTLEKGQIVGLIGLNGAGKSTAIKHIIGLMEPRKGKISINGQTFDVNHEAYRQQFTFIPETPILYEEMTLHEHLELTAMAYGLSKTEFEARLTPLIKEFRMEKRLKWFPAHFSKGMKQKVMIMCAFLVEPELYIIDEPFVGLDPLAINSLLEQMNTAKKRGAGILMSTHILATAERYCDAFIILHNGKVRAKGTLSDLQREFGMTGANLDDLYIQLTKEEEYEERS; this is translated from the coding sequence ATGACACTTTTACATGTAGATGGCATAACGGGTGGATATACCCGGAATCCAGTTTTAAAGGATGTTTCGTTTACCTTGGAAAAAGGCCAAATCGTCGGACTGATTGGCTTAAACGGAGCTGGAAAGAGTACAGCGATCAAGCACATAATCGGATTGATGGAGCCCAGGAAAGGCAAAATTTCCATTAATGGGCAAACGTTTGATGTAAATCATGAAGCTTACAGGCAGCAATTTACATTTATCCCTGAAACGCCGATTCTTTATGAAGAAATGACGCTGCATGAGCACCTTGAACTCACGGCCATGGCATACGGTCTTTCTAAAACGGAATTTGAAGCAAGACTCACGCCGCTAATCAAAGAATTCAGGATGGAAAAAAGGCTGAAATGGTTTCCGGCTCACTTTTCAAAAGGAATGAAGCAGAAGGTAATGATCATGTGTGCCTTCCTGGTAGAGCCTGAGCTCTATATAATCGACGAGCCGTTTGTTGGTCTGGATCCGCTCGCAATCAATTCATTGCTTGAGCAGATGAACACGGCTAAAAAAAGGGGAGCGGGCATCCTCATGTCCACACATATTCTGGCAACAGCAGAACGATACTGTGATGCCTTTATTATTTTACATAACGGAAAAGTCCGTGCAAAAGGGACGCTTAGTGATTTGCAGAGAGAGTTTGGAATGACGGGAGCCAATCTTGATGATTTATACATTCAGCTGACAAAGGAAGAAGAATATGAAGAACGTTCTTGA
- a CDS encoding EcsC family protein — translation MSYEKEVLEEVLLWKKRFSKRPAKWQRKSKDIQAFMTDRIPGKVHDALTESIRLMTEMTIKGSQWTNMAVTDLETLKEKDVAVRSLLSTYKKAAALEGAATGAGGFAAGMADFPLLLGIKMKFLFETAGIYGFSPKSLQERVYILMIFQLAFSSEPVKGKTLSILEQWETQPLPIGDMNWREFQQEYRDHIDLVKMLQLVPGIGAAVGGTVNYRLLDKLGETAMKVYQMRILTNGDFD, via the coding sequence ATGAGCTATGAAAAAGAAGTGCTGGAGGAAGTTTTACTCTGGAAAAAGAGATTTTCGAAGCGTCCGGCAAAATGGCAAAGAAAATCAAAGGACATTCAAGCATTCATGACTGACCGAATACCCGGAAAAGTCCATGATGCTCTAACGGAAAGTATCCGGCTCATGACGGAGATGACGATTAAAGGATCCCAGTGGACCAATATGGCAGTGACGGACCTGGAAACTCTTAAGGAAAAAGATGTAGCCGTCCGATCGCTTCTATCCACTTATAAAAAAGCAGCGGCACTTGAAGGAGCAGCAACAGGTGCAGGAGGATTCGCAGCGGGTATGGCCGATTTTCCTCTGCTGCTGGGCATAAAAATGAAATTTTTATTCGAAACAGCGGGCATCTATGGTTTTTCCCCAAAAAGCTTACAGGAGAGAGTTTATATCTTAATGATTTTTCAGCTCGCCTTTTCAAGTGAACCTGTAAAGGGGAAAACGCTCAGCATTTTGGAACAATGGGAAACGCAGCCTCTGCCTATCGGGGATATGAACTGGCGGGAATTTCAGCAAGAATACCGGGATCATATTGATTTGGTTAAAATGCTTCAGCTCGTTCCGGGAATCGGAGCGGCTGTTGGAGGTACAGTAAATTACAGACTGCTAGACAAGCTCGGAGAAACCGCGATGAAGGTTTACCAGATGAGAATCCTGACCAATGGAGATTTTGATTAA